TTCCGTGGTCAAAGGTTTCAGTTCTCTGACGGCACTCCCGGTCCCGAGCCAAGAGAAATTTTTGGAAGCGTATGGATAAAACAAATCAGAATGTAAAAATGGAGGTGGTCCGCTGAAAACCAAAAATCATCAACGAGTCGAGACGAGAATCGAGAGTACCTCGCAGCTCCCAAAGtattaataatgacatttaaatCGGCGTCGTTCACGATGCTGTGCAAAAGCAAAGTAACAGGTACCACGCAGAATTTCTCTCTCTGGAAGTTGTGCTCTACCATGGCGGGATAAATCAGCGTGCACGTGACTTTGGCTTCGAAGGAAGTTTCGTTTTCATCGTGTTTCTCTTTGTTCAAGCTGACTTCCAGTAAAGTAGCGGGATCGCTTAAGGCTGCGAACTCGTCCAGGTCTGACTGTTCCTCGTTGGTCTTGTGAACTTTTACGCAAATTTGCGTCTGGCCGTCGACTACTCTGTTCAGGGCGTCGTTCACCGCCGCCTGCCATTGCACGAAGACGATCCCGTCGACGTTGTCGTCCCGTCCGCTCGATTCGACATCGTCGAATAAATTCACACGACAGTATTCGGTCTTTTTGGCAAAAGCCAGACACGCCGAATTAAGTTGTTGTCTGGTGCTCCTCTCCCGATTCAGGTAGATGTTCGAATATACACTTTTCGTTTCGTTAATTCTCCTCgcttttaacaaaatatgCGCCGACTCTTGCGAATGCAAGTTTATATATTTGGGCGTGACAATATTCTCTGTGAAACTCCAGTATTTGCTCAGCATTCCCACGTTTAAAAGACTTATCTCGGTTAAAGTGGAACTGTGcaatttgttcaaatttgaagttttcaGTACAAGAGCGATTTCTTCCACTTCTTTCGAATTGAAActctcctgcaccgacgcttCGACTTTGACCGACTCTTGAACGTTCAACGTCCATTTATGCCTCACTAAACGATATCTTCAACAAAACGATCAGTtttatacattattttttaaattacaaatataCCTAGGAACTACGCCAACATTGATATTTTcgtaataaataagtaaatcgACCAGACAAAGCCCGGCTTTGTTAGGGgctttaataaatattgaatgAGTAGTGTTTTGCCCTGGATCGAGTTTATCGTTGGGAAGGGGTACAGAAGTGATGTGATTTTCCCTACTCAATTTTTCTCTCATAGCAGGCGTACAATTGTTTAGAGCAATTTCTGGCGAAATTCTGCTAATCCTCGTTTCGCAATTGCACAGAAACTGGGGTACGGATGTTGCCATGTACAATTTGTGTAAAGGTAGCGTACCGGTATTTTGAAAGTCAATTGTAATCTTTTGTACTTCATCACATAAAAATTCTGAATTTAGTTCTGAAAATGTCACctaaaaaactaatttaataaTGCAGGGACAAATCATTTTAGTCGCATTACCTGCAAACAAGGTGCTAATGGAACGATTTTAATTTCTACGTCCTTCATGTCTACGTTATTAGAACTTTTGTTTTCGAAAtcttctttattaaaattgaacatcTGCTTTCCCTTTATATAAATGTTATCTGTCGGCATATTTGAACTAGTTAGGGTGTAGCAAATCCCTTTCAGTGTAATTAGGCCCGTTACTAGAGGCGTCAAGGACAAGACAATACTTTGATTACAATTGCTCTGAATTAATACTGACTTTGTTACGTGAGTTTTCACGTAATCATCAACATTTTTGTCgtcattttcatttgaaatcaAAATCTCGTCGCTTTTGAACGACCAGAGCAAATATATATCTTTCATTTGCAACACAATTTGCAAGGAATTGACCATATGTACGCAAATTTGAATCGGTTCGTTTACAATAGCGGTCGGAGTATTTTTGGTTAAATTATTGACTGTATATAAAGTGATCATTGGTTTGAACGTGAGAGGGATAGAACCGTTGGCTTCTTGTACAAGCATTTCTTCCAATTTGTTCCATCGTGACACATTTTCGGCATTGTCTCTATCTAGAAAGTTGATTCCTGCAGCTGGAATTTTCCCAGGTGTAGTCAACGGAGGCGTTGGCTCCATCAGCAACTTTAACGATTCGTTGTCCAACTCGGGCAAACCCAAAATGGGAATGTCGCTGTTGTTCTCTTTCATCAATTTATTCTGTTGGAAAATAATCACTGATTCCCTGCTCGTTTAGACTTTTTGATGCACGGAAAAATAGGCCACCCTCAGCtacttaaaaatattcaacataGTCAACACAAGATATGGGGCGATtgtgaaaattaaaacttcTGAAAATCTATGTCCTAGCTTCTGCGACGATGACACGTGTATGGTAAAATCAGTCACCATTTTCTTCCTTCCTACACCGAAAACGTTGGTTCTGTTTTGAATGTTTtgttgcgttaaaaaaaaatcacctaAATGTCATAACTCAAAACTGACAAGTGATAATATTAAGTTTCGTCGCACgttgtcacaaattttgttttccacagccgcctcatttttttttatcatatcaTGTAACCATTTCTCATTTAAACATACAGGGTAATTCACgggtgataatgagcccgagtgaattgaaaatgcaacccacactacatttccgaaaaagctggctattgaaattaaaatatcgagcttttttcgaaaatgtattatgggttgcattttcaattccgtcgggctcattatcactcgtgaataaccctgtatacgGGTGTTCACAATACTACACTATAAATTGTATccacttaaatttttttatggagTATAATTTAAACGGTGGCCATTTCTCCAAACATCTCTTATTTTGTCACTCACCCCTAATATTGTTAAATACTCTTTCAAAAACACACTTTGTTGTTGACCAGACTGTTTACTATCACCattcaacaattttgagaAAGACTTGACAGCCTCATCAAATAGCTGAAGGTTGTGCGCCTGTCGTCCTATTGTGTAATAGATATGATCCTGCGCTAAGTCCCAGCCACTGTTTTCATAGATTTGATGAGCTTGTTTGTAACTTCTTAACGAATGTTTTCTTTGGGCAGCTTTAGAAAATCTGTGACCTGCCAATACCATGTGAAATGCGTATTTCCTTACCATTTTGGAATGTAAAAAGCAATAAGCGGCTTGCTCTAAAAATAAAGCTGATCTCAAATCAGACTCTTCACTGGTCATTCTTATCAACTGGTGCGCTGCTTCACCATATAACCCTCTGCTCTTCAAGCATTCTGAACTTAATAATGTGGCTCTTGTTGCAAATTGTGGCATccttaaaacacaaaaaagcaAAAGCTACACTGTACTGAAAACCATTCAACCCTCAGATATGTACCATATGATAACATCAGAGTTACCATTGAAAAACAAACGCCAGTGTCTttgataaatttttgtttgaaatgtcattactgtcacattttgtttgtcttaGGTAACTGTGATGGCATTTTGTTGATAATTATATAGGAGTATAAAACATGTAACTAATTATATTTATTCAAACAGTGACgactaaaaatttaaattgacatcTTGGCGTATATATCAGACTAAACTTCACAAATATCTTAACTCCGGAAAAAGCATGTTAATCAAATAAAGGTATGTTTAGTTTTTTGATGTCAAAAACATACTTGCAGGTGTTTAAATAAGTAGTTATGCTTTCCTCCATATAATCGTAGGTTTTTCTGTTGGATTCGTTGGCCATGAACGCTGACAAGGCGGCCATTTCTAAGGCGCCGGCGTAATATAGCCACGCTTGGTCTGTATTATAATCGCGCTTAGCTAAATGATATGCTTGAAATGCTAAAGTATAGTGTCCAAACATAAAATACAGATCCCCCAGTCTTCTCACCTGCAATTCAGGTGAATCTGGAGCATATCtagaaatgaaaaatacaaaaaaaaattgtaggcGTGAGGCTGAAAtattacattaaattattcaCTGCAACTGAGCTAGCCCCTGGTTTATTGGGATTAAACCATCTTTTAGTTGCACTAAACAATGATCGACTAACGCcttttttatttgatataaCGTCACTTAATTGTTGTATTTGCTTTTCAATGTAAGGCATCAGGCAGGTTTTAGAAAATTCATGCAGAAATAACTTAACTTGTTCAACATCTTCTGTTGACAGACATAGACCGTgagcttttaattttaaattacttgttacaaatttttctttttcaataattgaagtgttctgaaaaaaatgtatgaataagaactacataaaaaaatgaaatgtctaCCATTATCAATTCTTCAGTATCTGGGCTCAAAGGgtgataatttaaatttgttttagtaTCATTATCTTGGGTACTATCGAATATTGCTCTTGTGGTATAAGGAGAGCTTTCAGGTGTCGGTTTATAATCACTTGATTCtatattgttattaataaattgactCCATGGATCAGGCAGATGTTCAGTACTTGCAGCACCTGGAGGTCTTGAGTTCATtcttaaaagaaaacaatttgctTCCCCATAAGATCCTTTCAGTGATTCATATGCCTCATGTGCCCTGTAACAATATATTATTAGATGCACTTTCATTAACATTTAACTCACGTATCAATATTTCCTTCAACATTGTCATGTATGATcacataatattttaaaatatttgagcTAAACCACTTAGGTAATTTGCCAGGGGCACTGTTCTGCAGCTGATTTAGACTCTGTGCTAGCTGAATGATACTTTCAACTGCATTAATTTCAGCAGATGAGACTACCAAAATGcatgataaaaaatgttttgtgtaTTCATGATCTGAGGGATATTgtactcttaaaaatgtatccCTCCAAGCTTCAAACCAAGGTGTGGTTAGAGTTATATCCAATGAATATTCACCAGTTGTAAAGCTTTCTGTCCTAAAATCTGCCAATTCACTTActgatgaatttaaaaattttctagcCAAGGTTGTTTGAGGCGGTCGTGCATTTACATCCAAGAAAGTCAACTTTAAATTTCTTATTGTTATTACTCCACCACTTGGATCTTTATAATGGACTGAAAACAAATATCACAATCActgaatttatatttttcttctcCCTACCATCATTGCTTAATTTTGAGAAAGGCTGAAGTAACTCTATAAAGTTCAagttatttttttgacaatactTTTCAGCGAGAGGGGTACACAGAACAGCGACTTGGGGTGTAAACGCGTTTTTGATAAATTCTTGTGGAGTTTGTTTGCACTGTGCCATTACTAGGTTATGTATTCTGTCGAATCATTAACATAACGGGAACACATTAAATTTAAGTAAtttaaaactagaaaaaaaaatttccgcaCAATTATACTATTCATATATCATGGCAGTTTTACTTATATCATCAaaatattaatgacactaaacAATCAGCTGTTTACACGAGTTGACAGATGTGACAACTTGAGAATTTTGACAGGTACCATTATTATAGAAGACATCTACATTATCTACATAATTCTATCATTACTTTTTTGAGTAATCCAACTTTAAATATATTATATAGTATCTTACAAATAAGCGCGGTTAACAATTCTCTTGTTcatttgcaattaaaaaaaaaatgataatttaaatttaaatgatttataaaatagaataattatGGTAATAAATCGAAAATCCCTAAAACTAAAAC
The sequence above is drawn from the Tenebrio molitor chromosome X, icTenMoli1.1, whole genome shotgun sequence genome and encodes:
- the l(3)76BDm gene encoding trafficking protein particle complex subunit 8 isoform X2; this encodes MNSRPPGAASTEHLPDPWSQFINNNIESSDYKPTPESSPYTTRAIFDSTQDNDTKTNLNYHPLSPDTEELIMNTSIIEKEKFVTSNLKLKAHGLCLSTEDVEQVKLFLHEFSKTCLMPYIEKQIQQLSDVISNKKGVSRSLFSATKRWFNPNKPGASSVAVNNLIYAPDSPELQVRRLGDLYFMFGHYTLAFQAYHLAKRDYNTDQAWLYYAGALEMAALSAFMANESNRKTYDYMEESITTYLNTCKMPQFATRATLLSSECLKSRGLYGEAAHQLIRMTSEESDLRSALFLEQAAYCFLHSKMVRKYAFHMVLAGHRFSKAAQRKHSLRSYKQAHQIYENSGWDLAQDHIYYTIGRQAHNLQLFDEAVKSFSKLLNGDSKQSGQQQSVFLKEYLTILGNKLMKENNSDIPILGLPELDNESLKLLMEPTPPLTTPGKIPAAGINFLDRDNAENVSRWNKLEEMLVQEANGSIPLTFKPMITLYTVNNLTKNTPTAIVNEPIQICVHMVNSLQIVLQMKDIYLLWSFKSDEILISNENDDKNVDDYVKTHVTKSVLIQSNCNQSIVLSLTPLVTGLITLKGICYTLTSSNMPTDNIYIKGKQMFNFNKEDFENKSSNNVDMKDVEIKIVPLAPCLQVTFSELNSEFLCDEVQKITIDFQNTGTLPLHKLYMATSVPQFLCNCETRISRISPEIALNNCTPAMREKLSRENHITSVPLPNDKLDPGQNTTHSIFIKAPNKAGLCLVDLLIYYENINVGVVPRYRLVRHKWTLNVQESVKVEASVQESFNSKEVEEIALVLKTSNLNKLHSSTLTEISLLNVGMLSKYWSFTENIVTPKYINLHSQESAHILLKARRINETKSVYSNIYLNRERSTRQQLNSACLAFAKKTEYCRVNLFDDVESSGRDDNVDGIVFVQWQAAVNDALNRVVDGQTQICVKVHKTNEEQSDLDEFAALSDPATLLEVSLNKEKHDENETSFEAKVTCTLIYPAMVEHNFQREKFCVVPVTLLLHSIVNDADLNVIINTLGAASGPPPFLHSDLFYPYASKNFSWLGTGSAVRELKPLTTEPVQLTAVVSKPGTFDLGARIEIYCSTTDQPEALVLQTCQIQSALIVVDGDS
- the l(3)76BDm gene encoding trafficking protein particle complex subunit 8 isoform X1; the protein is MAQCKQTPQEFIKNAFTPQVAVLCTPLAEKYCQKNNLNFIELLQPFSKLSNDVHYKDPSGGVITIRNLKLTFLDVNARPPQTTLARKFLNSSVSELADFRTESFTTGEYSLDITLTTPWFEAWRDTFLRVQYPSDHEYTKHFLSCILVVSSAEINAVESIIQLAQSLNQLQNSAPGKLPKWFSSNILKYYVIIHDNVEGNIDTAHEAYESLKGSYGEANCFLLRMNSRPPGAASTEHLPDPWSQFINNNIESSDYKPTPESSPYTTRAIFDSTQDNDTKTNLNYHPLSPDTEELIMNTSIIEKEKFVTSNLKLKAHGLCLSTEDVEQVKLFLHEFSKTCLMPYIEKQIQQLSDVISNKKGVSRSLFSATKRWFNPNKPGASSVAVNNLIYAPDSPELQVRRLGDLYFMFGHYTLAFQAYHLAKRDYNTDQAWLYYAGALEMAALSAFMANESNRKTYDYMEESITTYLNTCKMPQFATRATLLSSECLKSRGLYGEAAHQLIRMTSEESDLRSALFLEQAAYCFLHSKMVRKYAFHMVLAGHRFSKAAQRKHSLRSYKQAHQIYENSGWDLAQDHIYYTIGRQAHNLQLFDEAVKSFSKLLNGDSKQSGQQQSVFLKEYLTILGNKLMKENNSDIPILGLPELDNESLKLLMEPTPPLTTPGKIPAAGINFLDRDNAENVSRWNKLEEMLVQEANGSIPLTFKPMITLYTVNNLTKNTPTAIVNEPIQICVHMVNSLQIVLQMKDIYLLWSFKSDEILISNENDDKNVDDYVKTHVTKSVLIQSNCNQSIVLSLTPLVTGLITLKGICYTLTSSNMPTDNIYIKGKQMFNFNKEDFENKSSNNVDMKDVEIKIVPLAPCLQVTFSELNSEFLCDEVQKITIDFQNTGTLPLHKLYMATSVPQFLCNCETRISRISPEIALNNCTPAMREKLSRENHITSVPLPNDKLDPGQNTTHSIFIKAPNKAGLCLVDLLIYYENINVGVVPRYRLVRHKWTLNVQESVKVEASVQESFNSKEVEEIALVLKTSNLNKLHSSTLTEISLLNVGMLSKYWSFTENIVTPKYINLHSQESAHILLKARRINETKSVYSNIYLNRERSTRQQLNSACLAFAKKTEYCRVNLFDDVESSGRDDNVDGIVFVQWQAAVNDALNRVVDGQTQICVKVHKTNEEQSDLDEFAALSDPATLLEVSLNKEKHDENETSFEAKVTCTLIYPAMVEHNFQREKFCVVPVTLLLHSIVNDADLNVIINTLGAASGPPPFLHSDLFYPYASKNFSWLGTGSAVRELKPLTTEPVQLTAVVSKPGTFDLGARIEIYCSTTDQPEALVLQTCQIQSALIVVDGDS